In one Methanobrevibacter arboriphilus genomic region, the following are encoded:
- a CDS encoding beta-ribofuranosylaminobenzene 5'-phosphate synthase: protein MIIKTPSRLHMTLIDLNGSYGRADGGIGLTIDKPNFTLQCEHSESGISIDFNEKITDEEIRKEAFKKISMSAEKVISKYNFDEGFHFTVEEAYPPHSGLGSGTQMSLATAKLICEFNQKKVDSIQLGSILGRGGSSGIGMGAFDYGGFVVDGGHDLKDKGGSVLPSSVNPAKPPQLIGRYDFPEDWEIVVAISDADTTVTGMKEDDIFEKYCPVPKNDVEKLSHIIFMNLIPFLLEKNIESVGDSINNIQKLGFKNIEVSRQSQNVRVLMDNMRQFGAYGVGMSSFGPAIYGLIDKHNQDVFKATQDYLGDEGIVFKTKAQNHGFEIEK from the coding sequence ATGATTATTAAAACTCCATCTAGACTACATATGACTCTAATTGATTTAAATGGTTCTTATGGTCGGGCAGATGGTGGTATTGGTTTAACCATAGATAAACCTAATTTTACTCTTCAATGTGAGCATTCAGAAAGTGGAATTTCCATTGATTTTAATGAAAAAATTACTGATGAAGAAATAAGAAAAGAAGCTTTTAAAAAAATTAGTATGTCTGCAGAAAAAGTAATTTCAAAATATAATTTCGATGAAGGTTTCCATTTTACTGTTGAAGAGGCATATCCTCCACATTCTGGTTTAGGATCTGGAACACAAATGTCTTTAGCTACAGCAAAACTCATCTGTGAATTTAATCAAAAAAAAGTTGATAGTATACAACTTGGAAGTATTCTTGGAAGAGGTGGAAGTTCTGGTATTGGAATGGGTGCATTTGATTATGGGGGATTTGTTGTAGATGGAGGACATGATTTAAAAGATAAAGGAGGGTCTGTTTTACCATCATCAGTTAATCCAGCTAAACCACCTCAACTAATTGGTCGTTATGACTTTCCAGAGGATTGGGAAATTGTTGTAGCTATATCTGATGCCGATACAACGGTTACAGGTATGAAAGAAGATGATATTTTTGAAAAATACTGTCCAGTTCCTAAAAATGATGTTGAAAAGCTATCTCATATAATATTTATGAACCTCATTCCATTTCTTTTAGAAAAAAACATTGAATCAGTTGGAGATTCAATTAATAATATTCAAAAACTTGGTTTTAAAAACATTGAAGTTTCTCGTCAGTCTCAAAATGTTAGAGTTTTAATGGATAACATGAGACAATTTGGAGCTTATGGTGTTGGAATGAGTTCTTTTGGTCCAGCTATTTATGGCTTAATTGATAAACATAATCAAGACGTTTTTAAAGCAACTCAAGACTATCTTGGTGATGAAGGCATTGTTTTTAAAACAAAAGCTCAAAATCATGGATTTGAAATTGAAAAATAG
- the hacB gene encoding homoaconitase small subunit, with amino-acid sequence MDKIKGKVWKFGDNIDTDVIIPGRYLRTFNPEDLARHVMAGEREDFASVVESGDIILADDNFGCGSSREQAPVAIKTAGVSAVIAKSFARIFYRNAINIGLPVVKADIDAKEGDIISLDLKKGVIINESSGKSFKIEPFKDFMLDILSDGGLVKHYLNEK; translated from the coding sequence ATGGATAAGATAAAAGGAAAAGTTTGGAAATTTGGAGATAATATTGATACTGATGTTATTATTCCTGGAAGGTATTTAAGAACATTTAACCCTGAAGATTTAGCTCGGCATGTTATGGCTGGTGAAAGAGAGGATTTTGCAAGTGTGGTTGAATCAGGAGATATTATCTTGGCTGATGATAATTTTGGTTGTGGATCTTCAAGAGAACAAGCACCAGTAGCTATTAAAACAGCTGGGGTTTCAGCTGTAATAGCTAAATCTTTTGCAAGAATTTTCTATAGAAATGCTATTAATATTGGTCTTCCAGTTGTTAAAGCTGATATTGATGCTAAAGAAGGAGATATTATCTCATTAGATTTGAAAAAGGGTGTTATTATTAATGAATCTTCTGGAAAATCCTTTAAAATTGAACCATTTAAAGACTTCATGCTAGATATTCTTAGTGATGGGGGTCTTGTTAAACATTATCTCAATGAAAAATAG
- a CDS encoding tRNA (N(6)-L-threonylcarbamoyladenosine(37)-C(2))-methylthiotransferase, giving the protein MVVSKVFIDTFGCTFNQADSQIMAGNLVENDFEIVNSIDDADVAIINTCYVKQPTESKVTNRIQKLRDQFPELKIIVSGCMVEIDPKKLDKIAPETSWIGPHQLNKTTNVVKTTLNGEISRECGFSKDTKVGVPKIRFDELIHIIQICEGCLGACSYCCTRFARGKLNSYPISEIKKEAKEALLDGCVEIQLTAQDTAAFGKDTNEKLSDLIKEIANLSKDPDIKNDFRIRVGMMHPNNIGDDLEDLIKAFKQPNVYKFIHIPIQSGSDSVLYDMKRGHTVKNYMKIVNRFKSEIPDITIATDIIVGYPTENDLDFKKTADLLKDLKPGLIHISKYRHREGAPSSVLDEIPHEVMKKRSKYLTEIKSEITQDENKELLGSVQKVLVVEKGSKGGFIAKTDSYIPVVVEDVVIGTFVDVKITEVTSTYLKGILI; this is encoded by the coding sequence ATGGTAGTTTCAAAGGTTTTTATAGATACATTTGGTTGTACATTTAATCAAGCTGATTCTCAAATCATGGCAGGTAATTTAGTAGAAAATGATTTTGAAATAGTAAATTCTATTGATGATGCTGATGTAGCTATTATAAATACTTGCTATGTAAAGCAACCTACAGAAAGTAAAGTAACTAATAGAATACAAAAATTAAGAGATCAATTTCCAGAGCTTAAAATCATTGTTAGTGGATGTATGGTTGAAATTGATCCAAAAAAACTGGATAAAATAGCTCCAGAAACTTCATGGATTGGACCACATCAGCTTAATAAAACCACTAATGTTGTAAAAACCACTTTAAATGGTGAAATATCAAGAGAATGTGGTTTTTCTAAAGATACAAAAGTAGGTGTTCCAAAAATCCGTTTTGATGAACTTATACATATTATTCAAATTTGTGAAGGTTGTTTAGGTGCTTGTAGCTATTGTTGTACTCGTTTTGCACGAGGTAAACTTAATAGTTATCCTATTTCAGAAATTAAAAAAGAAGCAAAGGAAGCCTTGCTTGATGGCTGTGTTGAAATTCAGCTAACTGCACAAGATACAGCTGCTTTTGGAAAAGATACAAATGAAAAATTATCTGACTTAATTAAGGAGATAGCTAACCTCTCAAAGGATCCAGATATTAAAAATGATTTTAGAATTCGTGTTGGGATGATGCATCCTAATAATATTGGTGATGATTTAGAAGATTTAATAAAAGCTTTTAAACAGCCTAATGTTTATAAATTTATTCATATTCCTATTCAATCAGGTAGTGACTCTGTATTATATGATATGAAAAGAGGACATACTGTTAAAAATTATATGAAAATTGTTAATCGATTTAAAAGTGAAATTCCCGACATAACAATAGCTACAGACATAATTGTAGGTTATCCAACTGAAAATGACTTAGATTTTAAGAAAACAGCTGATCTTTTAAAGGATTTAAAACCAGGACTTATTCATATATCAAAATATAGGCATAGAGAAGGTGCTCCATCTTCTGTTCTTGATGAAATACCTCATGAAGTTATGAAAAAACGTTCAAAGTATTTAACAGAAATTAAATCTGAAATTACTCAAGATGAAAATAAAGAGTTACTTGGATCAGTACAAAAAGTTCTTGTGGTTGAAAAAGGTTCTAAAGGTGGATTTATAGCTAAAACTGATTCTTATATTCCTGTGGTTGTGGAAGATGTTGTTATTGGAACTTTTGTTGATGTTAAGATAACTGAAGTTACCAGTACTTATTTAAAGGGTATTTTAATATAA
- a CDS encoding HVO_0476 family zinc finger protein codes for MECPICGSENIDTLKSKRISSKSGEINELLLKCNNCESVFKDKITESKPIPIRLIISEYESSKKTHIDIYPDEKLSKDNILLSDMGEVEITSLETKDGRRVSSSIAKDVSTIWASSIEIPSRIGVSVDLTGNVDSFKVEVDRETEFATDDFVKIAEYVIRINVIKTLERKTRKGYAKARVIQRIYGRPVKFNNYDYDLTDKIVSRKVTDKRAKK; via the coding sequence ATGGAATGTCCTATTTGTGGGTCAGAAAACATAGATACATTAAAATCAAAGAGAATCTCCTCAAAAAGTGGAGAAATAAATGAATTACTCCTAAAATGTAACAACTGTGAATCTGTATTTAAAGATAAAATCACTGAAAGTAAACCTATTCCAATTAGACTTATAATTAGTGAATATGAAAGTTCTAAGAAGACTCATATTGATATTTATCCTGATGAAAAGCTATCTAAGGATAATATTTTATTGTCTGATATGGGTGAAGTTGAAATTACTTCTCTTGAAACAAAAGATGGAAGAAGAGTTTCAAGTTCAATTGCCAAGGATGTTTCTACAATTTGGGCAAGTTCAATTGAAATTCCTTCAAGAATAGGCGTTTCAGTTGATTTAACAGGTAATGTTGATTCTTTTAAGGTAGAAGTAGACAGGGAAACTGAATTTGCTACTGATGATTTTGTTAAAATAGCTGAATATGTGATTCGTATAAATGTTATTAAAACTTTAGAAAGAAAAACAAGAAAAGGATATGCAAAAGCTCGAGTTATCCAAAGAATTTATGGAAGACCAGTTAAATTTAATAATTATGATTATGATTTAACTGATAAAATTGTTTCAAGGAAAGTAACTGATAAAAGAGCTAAAAAATAG
- the tes gene encoding tetraether lipid synthase Tes produces the protein MFIKKTMSLCPTCFKPVEAEVYEKDGKVWIKKECPEHGSFDNTYWTNAELYKRVDGYKPSIKPINNPQVDLMSNEEGLGCPNNCGICSDHETATVLGLIDVTNRCNLKCPVCFANAAVSKKLYEPTFEEIRQMLKNLRSLDPAPTPAIQYAGGEPTVRKDIVELVKLAKEEGFSHTQIATNGLRLARKESLAQELADAGLNTIYLQFDGVTEEPYIYNRGKNILPQKIQAIENCRKANLGIVLVPTLVKGINDDQVGDIINFAIDNIDIIHGVNFQPVSFAGRTPQDQVEEQRITIPDFIDLTSKQTDNQIKEDDFYPPSSVEPISRFIGALEGEEPSVTLNCHQHCGIATYIFIDSNKKIIPVTDFIDVDRFLEFLDENAEKIENGGFAIKPRVLAKATREIPKVLDRSKAPDSLDISKILVNVFKDRSYEALGDFHHNSLLISCMHFMDPFNFDENRVKKCVIHYAVPDGRIIPFCTMNSMYRQEIEEEFSVPFKKD, from the coding sequence AGTTTTGATAACACATACTGGACTAATGCAGAATTATATAAAAGAGTTGATGGTTATAAACCGTCTATTAAGCCAATAAATAATCCTCAAGTTGATTTAATGTCAAATGAAGAGGGTTTAGGTTGTCCAAATAATTGTGGAATCTGTTCAGATCATGAAACTGCTACAGTACTTGGTCTTATTGATGTTACAAACAGATGTAATCTTAAATGTCCTGTTTGTTTTGCTAATGCTGCGGTTTCTAAAAAACTTTATGAACCTACTTTTGAAGAAATCAGACAGATGTTAAAAAATTTACGTAGCTTAGATCCAGCACCTACTCCAGCAATACAATATGCTGGTGGAGAACCTACTGTTAGAAAGGATATTGTAGAACTTGTTAAGTTAGCTAAAGAAGAAGGTTTTTCTCATACTCAGATAGCTACTAACGGTTTAAGATTAGCACGTAAAGAATCTTTAGCTCAAGAATTAGCTGATGCAGGATTAAATACTATTTATCTTCAATTTGATGGTGTTACTGAGGAACCTTATATTTATAATCGTGGTAAAAATATTCTTCCTCAAAAGATTCAAGCTATTGAAAACTGTAGAAAAGCTAATCTTGGAATTGTTTTAGTTCCAACTTTAGTTAAAGGGATTAATGATGATCAAGTTGGAGACATAATTAATTTTGCTATTGATAATATTGATATTATTCATGGAGTTAATTTCCAACCAGTATCCTTTGCTGGTAGAACTCCTCAAGATCAAGTAGAGGAGCAGAGAATTACTATTCCTGATTTCATTGATTTAACTTCTAAACAAACTGATAATCAAATTAAAGAAGATGATTTCTATCCTCCTTCTTCAGTTGAGCCTATTTCTAGATTTATTGGTGCTCTTGAAGGAGAAGAACCCTCTGTAACACTAAATTGTCATCAACATTGTGGTATAGCTACCTATATTTTCATTGATAGTAATAAGAAAATTATTCCAGTAACTGATTTTATTGATGTTGATAGGTTCTTAGAATTTTTAGATGAAAATGCTGAAAAAATAGAAAATGGTGGTTTTGCTATAAAGCCAAGAGTTTTAGCTAAAGCTACAAGAGAAATCCCAAAAGTATTAGATAGAAGTAAAGCTCCAGATTCTTTGGATATATCTAAAATATTGGTGAATGTATTTAAAGATAGATCTTATGAAGCTTTAGGTGATTTCCACCATAATTCTTTACTTATATCTTGTATGCATTTTATGGATCCTTTTAATTTTGATGAAAACAGGGTTAAAAAATGTGTAATTCATTATGCTGTTCCTGATGGTCGTATAATACCATTCTGTACAATGAATTCCATGTATAGGCAAGAAATTGAGGAAGAATTTTCAGTTCCATTTAAAAAAGATTGA